In Leclercia pneumoniae, the genomic window CCTGCCGTGTCCAACAAAACCAGCGGTCGCGCACCGGGATCCGACACTGAAATCGCTGTTGCTCAGGCCTTCTCAACGCTGTTGGGTTGCGAAGTGAATGACATTGAGGCCGATTTCTTTGCCCTGGGTGGTCACTCGCTACTGGCGATGCGTCTGGCGGCACAGCTTAGCAATACGTTTGCCCGCAAGGTAACCCCAGGACAGGTGATGGTAGCCTCAACGGTGGGGGCGCTCAGCACGCTGCTGGCGTCGTGGAACGACGATGAAGCGCAGCGTATGGGGTACGAAACCCTGTTGCCTCTGCGTAAAAGCGAGGGGCCTACGCTGTTCTGCTTCCATCCGGCTTCGGGTTTTGCCTGGCAGTTCAGCGTGCTGGCGCGCTATCTGAGCCCGCGCTGGTCGATAACGGGGATCCAATCGCCGCGGCCCGAGGGACCGATGCAGCAGGGTGACAATCTGGATGCGGTGATAGACCATCATCTGGCGACGCTGCAAGCCCAACAACCGCACGGCCCCTACTCTCTGTTCGGTTATTCACTCGGCGGCACGCTGGCGCAAGGCATCGCCGCACGTCTGCGTCAGCAGGGCGAAGAGGTCGCGTTCCTCGGACTGCTGGATACCTGGCCGCCAGAGACGCAAAACTGGGCAGAAAAAGAGGGAAACGGACTTGATCCCGAAGTGCTGGCCGAGATTGCTCGCGAGCGCGACGCCTTTATCGCCGCCCAGCAGGGGCAGGCGTCTGGCAAACTGTTTGAAGCGATAGAGGGCAACTACGCTGATGCCGTGCGCCTGCTCACCACCGCCCACAGCGCGAAGTTTGACGGCAAAGCGACGCTGTTTGTCGCCGAGCGCACACGCACGCAGGATCCGCATCAGGCATGGGCACCCTGGGTGGGAGAACTGGAGGTATACCGTCAGGATTGCGCTCACGTCGATATTATCTCGCCGCAGGCGTTTGAGACGATTGGACCGGTATTACAGAGAATTTTGGGATAATGACTCCCTTAAGCATGACTATCCCGGCCTGTGCCGGGATTTTTTTTCAGCTGGGTGGGAGGATATTAGAAGCGGTAGCCGACAGTGAGGTTAAAGCCATTAACGGAGTAAGATTCGTAATATTTTGCTGTGGTACCTTCGTAGCCGATGCCGATAGAAAAATCATCCGTTGGGTTAAATTGTACGCCAGCGCCCCAGGCAAACTGGGTTGAATTTTCTGACGTTTTATCCCGCTCTGAATAGCCCCAGTCATAATCCCATCGGGTTTCTCCATCCCATTTGATATAAGAAACGCCACCCAGCGCATAAACAGATACGTAATCGTTAATACGATAGACTGGCCCAGCCAGCAGCGAATAATATTTAATATCGTCTTTATATGACCATGTCTCGCCAGCTTCGTACTCGCTATCACTGTTGTCCCCGGTCAGATAGGTGAAAGAGCCCATCACGCTAAAAGGGGAGTCCCATTCATAGCGATACTGAACGTTCACGCCACGGATATCACCCAGATTTTCAAAGTCACTTTGTGCATAACCAATCGAGACAGTATGGTTATTTGCCAGCGCAGTGCCGCTCATCAGGGTACTTGCTACCAGCAGCGCCAAAGACAATTTTTTCATTGATTAACATCCTTATTTTTACTGTGAAACACGCCCGTGAATGCGGCGTAGTAATATGAAGTTTACCTTTTCGAGGCAGAAAACTTTGCCTGAAGGACGACGCTATTTTGAAGAGGTTAAGCCCATAATTGTATTTATTTCAGTAAATTAGAGGTTAAATTCAGAATCTATTTAGCCTGATGCTGTAATGGGTGTTATTGCCAGTTGATGTGATAAACGAAGGCGAGGGCTGCTTTGAATAGGTGGGCGGGCTTTGAGTGTGATGATGATATTTTGTCTTTCGAGGCGGGAAGGTAACAGCGGGGTAGCAGGTCGCTGCCGCTGAAAGAGAGAGCAATGTTACGCTCTGCTGGTTAAAAATGCTCTGTAGTATAAACGAGGGGTGACAGTATTAGCGGGTGGACTAAAGCGGCATGGTTTATGGCAGATTTTTATTCAGGGTGACTGGTTATATGGGCTATAGCCTGGTGCGAGCGTAACCCTTTTTGCGTGGCGAATGGATAGCGCAGGTAGGATTTGTTGACGGGATGCCGATTAGGATTGGGTGATGCCGGACTCCATCGTTATCACCGCCCAGAACACCCGTGAACTGTACGGTTGTGCCGAGGGTCTGACGTGGCTTACGTCAACAAGAAGAAGATGGAACAGTGGATCAGAACATTTCCGGGGGGCTGAACTACACCGACGATTTGTCGGAGTATAAGCGCGGGGGACGGGCATTATGGGTAACGGCTGATAAAACAATCCCGGCCTGAATGACCGGGATTTATAAATACTATTAACCCCTTATTCCTAACCGGATTGTTTCAGTTGGAAATAAGGGTTGTAATATTAATTTTTCATTGAAAATAAATAACTTAGGTGACAGGGCTGTAACATCATAAATATTCTCAGCAATCAAGGTGAGCGTACTCCTAAAAACAGGAATGCCTATTTCATCCACAAAAACAAATACATAATCATTTTCATTATGATTGTTTGCTATAAATGCATTTATATCTTCATAATCTATATAATTAAGCTCTAACCATGATACATTTCCATTAACAAATGGATATTGATATAAAATATTAATAGCCTCTTTCTCGCACTGGCCTTCAAGTATATGAAAGTCAGCGCTAAGGGCTTCTTTACATTCATCGAATAGAGTCATGTCCCCTACCTATTCAACTGTTTCAATATGGTTTCAAATGTTTTTTCATTGCCTTCAAATGGTATTACCTGCTTAACTGCTTTTCCTGGCCCCTTTCCTTGGGAGTAATCCCATATATTAATATGTGTTCCCTTTTCAGGATCGTAGTCAACACGCCAACCAACTTTACCATCACTAGATTGACGTCCAATTACTTTTCCATTTCCTGCACTAACTTCTAATCGTCCAACAACAGGTTTAGAATTAGCCCCCAAATTACCTACAATATTTAATGCCTTATTGCGTGCATTTTCCCAACTTTTTTCAGTTTTGAGAATCGTTTCAATTCGATTTGTTGCACTGGGAACTTTTTTACCTGGCAGAAGTACCGATGCAGCCAGCGCCCCAAAATTCTCCGCTGCAAGCTGATTACCCTCCAGAGCCTGGTTTGCCATCTCACCAATAGCTGACCAGGTTTCAGTTTTCATCAGGTTTCTTATGGTATCTGCAACACCCTGATGCTTACCGTCCAAATCGCTGAGAGCTTTATTACAGTAGCTATCACCAATCGCACAGGCTGTGAGTGCCATTGCGCCATCAGCAGCATAATCAGCGGAACCTAATGCCACATCTCCAGTATCAGCAAGGGCATTGATGATAGCGTTGGTCGTTGCAGATAACGGGCCTTCGCCCATCTTGTCCCTGACCTGCGCTTTCCACCATTCCTTGCTTTCTTTCAGTGACTCTCGGCCCTTATCCCCGGCCATCGAGTTATTCTCAACCTCCACCCGCGCCGTGTTCGCCCCCACGGCAGCCAGCGACACATCCCCGCCGCCCGCAGCATACCCTACACCGGCTCCGGCGAGGGTGACAAGGTTACTTACCAGGCTTTTCTCATCCGCGGTCAGCTGGCTGACATCCTTGCCGTACAGCGCGCTGACCAGCCGTTCGGAGAGCAGGGAGGCCGTCACTGCCCCTGCGGCCCCGGCCTGCATGTTGCCGCCGAGCGCGCCGGCCAGCAGACCTGCCGCCGCGCTGCCCTTCGTCCAGAAGGCGCTCCCCGGACCGTAGTCGGTGCTGTTGTACTCCGGCTGGCTGCGGATAACCGCCTCCCGCTGGGCGGCAGTCAGGCCATCAAGCTTCCCTTCCGATGCCAGCTTCGCTTCCAGTGCGGCATTGGACTCTGCCGCCTGCTTCTGGGCGTATTTGCTGTAGGCATCCAGCACCGTGGTACCCAGGGCTGCGGCTTCGCTCTGTACTGCAAGGTTGTCCTTCACCTTCTGAATATCCCCGCGGATATCCACGCCGTCGTGCGTGTTCTCCGTATCCCGGATGAGCCCGGCGATGTCCTGCGTCTGGCCTTCCGGGTTGCGCAGGATAATCTCCCCGTCGCTGATGGCGGAGCTGGTGGTGCCGCTGTCTTCGCTGCCCGCATGCCCCGTACCGATAGCCGGGGCTACGTTGAGCTGCATGCCGTCGTTGCCGCCGAACAGCTTACCGCTGCCCGAGAGGGCCACGCTGTAGCTGTCACCGGAAGTGGTGCTTCTGTTTTCGAGATCACGCCAGCCGAGGGTGCCGGTATCGAGCCGGTTTTTATCGGCGGCGGTGGAGCTGATCACTGCCCCGTCCAGCTGGGTGTGGTTGCCGGTGGTGATATCAAAGCCGCCGCTGCCCGCGCGGATGGCGCTCTGGTTTGCCACGCTCTGGCCTTCGTGGGTGATGTTGTCGCCGGACAGGCTGACGCTGGCCGTCGAGGCGCCATAGCAGATGGGCGGAATGCACAGACTGAGCCCGACCCCGGAGGCGCTGTTTTTGCTGTCCAGGGTAACGCTGTCCTGCACGCTGCTGATCGTCAGGTCGCGACCGGTGTTTATCTCCACGCGGTTGCCGGAAAGCTCCGCGCCGCGCAGGGTGGTGTCGCGCCCGCTGGTCACGCTCAGCAGCTCGTCGGCGCGGATAAGGCTGTTGCTGTTGAAGGCCGAACTGCCATTCTTGCGGCCGCTCTGCTGCGAGGCCCCGAGCTCAATGCTGAAGCCGTTCTGGCCGCCAATCAGGCTGAAACCGACGCCAATACCTACCTGGTTCCCCTGGCTGCGGCTCGACCGGGTGAGGGTGTCCTGAGAGGCCGTCATCAGAATATCGCGACCGGCGTCCAGGGTGACGCGGCGGCCGTCGATCTGCACCCCTTCGCCGACGATATCGTTGCGGGCGCGGATGTTGACCTCTTCACCGGCCCGCAGGGTGGTGCCCTGCGTATCGGCGCTGTGATACTCGCTCTGCTGCGAGGAGGAGCCGGCGGTGAGAGAGACCTTCGCTTTCACCACCGAGCTGTCCGTCATGGCACCCTGGACGGCAGTGGCGCCCGCCTGTCCGGCGCGAATGGCCGTCAGGCGTGGGTCATCGCCGTTCTCCGCGCTGCGGACGGCGTTCTCGGCGCTTTTCGCCGCATCCACCGCCCAGCCGCCCGCGGAGGCGGTGACGCCGTACTGCGTCTGGCTGCTGCGGGATGCGCCGTCGCGGCTATCGCGACTCACGTCCAGCAGGACATTCTCGCCGGTGAGGGTGACTGATTTGCCGGCCGCCACGTCCGTACCGGATAGGGCGATATCTTTTCCGGCCTGAACGATGACATTACCCTCGGTGCTGTTGAGTTGGCTGCGCAGGCCGTTCTCGAGGCTGCTCGCCTCATGGGTGCGGTAACTGTCCCGGCCATAGCCCACGGTGCCACCGTAGCCATCGCTACCCAGTGTGCCGACGGTTTTACTGCTGCCGCTGGCATCGTGGCGGGCGGTATCCTGCCCGGCGGTGATCCGTACATCGCCCTGGGTGGCCGAAAGCATCAGATCGTCCGTGGCGCTGAGGCGGCTGCCGCTCACGTCGATACTCCCTTCGCGGCTGTTAAGGTAGATATCGCGGCCCTCAATCAGCGAGGCGTTCTGCGTGGTGCTCGCACCGCTGGTTTTACCCTCAGACTGGCTCATGCCGCCAGGCAATATCCGGTTGCCATGCTGGCCGCCACCGCCGGTAGCACGCACCGTGCTGACCATGCTGATGTCATCAGTAACCATCCACCCGCTCTGGCTGTTGCGGGTGTTGTACGCTTCGCGATCGGTCGAGGTCGTGATACGGATATCGCGGTGGGCATCCAGAATGACCGATTCCCCTGCCTGTAGCTGGCTGCCCGCAATCACCAGATCGTTGCCCGTGGCGTTCATCTGGATATTGCCCGCCGCGTTCAGCTTGCTGCCGCTGCTGAACTCACCCTCGTAGTGCGACTCCTGAGTGGATTTACTGCTGCCGAACGAGGTCGTCACCATATTGCCCGGCCCGTCGAGGCCCAGCGCCGCGCCTTCTGCGGCGAGAGCCTTCACGCGGTCGACGGTGCTGTTACCCCCTTTGCTGGACAGCGCATCGCGCACGTTGCGCACCGAATCCTCGAACGGGGCCTTCACGCTGACGGTGAGGCCGCTGCTGCGGGTCTCCTGTTTCATCGACTCCGTGAGGGTGTCGCGGCCAGGCAGCACTGCAATGTCGCGACCGGTAATATCGATATGACCCGTTGCGCGGGTAGTATCGCCTTCGGCGCGGCCCGCAACGACATCGGCGGCGCTTAGCGTCACCTGCTCCCCGGCGCGGATAATCACGTTGCCGCCGGAGGTGCCCACCAGGCTGCGGGCATCGCTCTGGGTGGTTTCCGTACCCTGACGGGTGGTTTTCGTTGACTGGGAACCCACGGTAACGCCCACGCCCGATCCGCTGCCGAAGACGCCCGATTTCCTGGTTTTCTCCATGTGATAATCGGCGCGGGTATGGGTTGCGGCTTCAATGGTGACGTCGTGGCCCGCCTGCAGGGCGATATCTCCCTCGCCAGCAACCGATGAGCCGTGGATCAGCAGGTCGTTACCCGCCTGCACCGTCACGTTGTCGCCGCTTAACAGGCTGCCCTGCGCGGTGGTCTGCCAAATTTCGTCATGGGTAACGGTGGTTTTCTTCGACAGCATCCCGCTGGTGCTCTGACGGCTGTGCTCCTCAAGATGAGAAGACGATTCTCCGCTAGTCAGCGTGACGTTGTTTCCCGCCGCAACGATAAGATCATCCCTCGCCGTCACGCTGGCGGCCCGGGCATTAAGGTCGTGCCCGGACTGCAATACGACATCGCCGCCGCCGTTAATCTGGCTACCTACATCTGAGGACTGCTCCAGCAGACGGCTGTTGCCTTTGCCCCAGTTGCCATACTCGGTGCGTGCCGTGCTCACCGTGTCGAGGGTCAGATCGTTGCCTGCGGCAATTCGCGTGCGGCTGTCGGCCCCGGCGTTGCTCACCTGGCTGCCGGTGAGGGTAATATTATTCAACGCCTGCAGGCTCAGGTCGCCGCTGTCACTCTGTACAAAAATAGTGGCCGGGCGGTCGACCCAGCGGTTGGCCGCATCGCCCTGAGTGGTCGTGACGCTGTTAATGTCGCGCCCGGCCATCAGACTCAGGCTGTCGTTACCCTGTAGGGTACCGCCCAGGTTATTGATATCCGTGCGTGCTTCAAGAGCGACGTTACGCCCGCCGATAAACCCGGTGTTGGTCAGGCTCTCTGCGGTTATCTGCGTAACATCCCGGCCGCTAATGCGCCCGCTGTTGGTGAGATCCTGTTTCAGATCCAGCACAATTTCGTTACCGGTCAGCAGGGCGCCGCCGGCATCAAGGTCGCCGGGTTTTACCTTCGCATACACTTGTGGCACCAACACCCGCTGCGTGGTGCCGTCTTTCAGAGGGATCTCCTGCTGCACCAGCCAGACGATGTCGCTAGTCAGATGAGCCATCTGTTCTGCGGTGAGCGCCACGCCCGGTACCAGGTGGTATTGATGACCAAATGCCACGCCAGCGTCCATCAGCGCCCGGAACTGCTCTTCATCGTTACTGAAGCCCTGCAGATAGCGGTTGCCGGTAAGCTGAATAATCTGCTCGCGGATCAGACGCTGCTCATAAAACCCGTCGCCCAGCCGTTTGAGCATGTTGTTACCGTCGAGTTTGAACTGCCGCTGCATATAGTCGCTGCCGAGCGAGGTTCTCCGGTCCGTGAAGCGCGGATCGGTCTCAATCAGATAAGGGACATCTGTGTTCAGGTGCAGCCGGAACAGACTGTTGTCTGGCAGACGGAGATCCGGGGGCGTGATGCGAATAACGCTGTTCTCACCGCCGCCGATCTCCATGATCTGGCCGGGCAGGGCGGGTGATGTCGTACCGGCGCGCGCGGTCCCGGTGGTCATACCCTCGGTGTTGCGGCTGGCAATCGTAGCGCTGCTCCCGCTGTTCTGGGTATGGCTCTGCCAGGCCATCTGTTTGAGGTCGATGGTTTGGGTGACTGGGGCGGGTGCGTAATCGCTATATTTTTTGCCCTGTGAGGTTTTGGTGCCGCCAAATCTGCGTTTTTTCTTTTTGGCATACCAGCGGATCTGGGTACCGATATCAGTGGTTATCCGTACCCCCGTGGTCGCCAGATTATTCAGTTCGCCGATGATGCCGCCCAGCAGACCGCCTGCCACAATCTGGCTGTCCTGGTTATTGACCTGGCGGCTGTTAAAGTGGATGTTACCGCCCGCGATAATCTTGCTGGGATCGGTTTCGGTGACCTGGGTCTCTTTCACCTCCCGTTTGTACTTATACTCATAAAACTCACGCCCTTTGGTGCCGTCCGGCATCGTCGCCTGATGTACATCCCACTTATCCTTATCACCGATAAAGACATCCGCCCGGTCGAAGCGGTTTGTTGAGCCTTTCAGCGCGACTTCGTGGTGGGCGGAGTTTTCGACGACGGCTACTTTGGTTTTCATTCCGGCGTTAGTGTTATTGATGGTGGCGACGCCAAGGAACATATTCCCCGCCGCTTCTATTGTCGCACCTGTGTTGTTTAGCGTCTGCGCCTGCCCCTGCGCTTCATATTGCGCATTAAGGTTGCCGCCCATAGCCATATCCCCGGCGCTGTAGATCAGGGCGTGACCCTTGTTATTAATCGTCCCGGCGGCGATATCAAGCCATTCACGGGCGGCAATGACCGGTGCCACCCCTTTTTTGGCCTCGTTATTGATGGTTGCGGCGGCCAGCGCGAGATGGTCGCCGTAGATACTGCCAGTGCCGTAGTTATTGAGGGTAGCGGCGGTGAGGTGCGTCAGGCCGCCGTCCAGCAGGCCGCGGTTGGTCAGTGTGCCTTCAATGAGCAGATGGTTTTCCCCAGCGCTGATCCCGGCGTTCACCTTGTTGGTGAGATTTTTCGCCGTTATCGTCAGGGCTTTTCCGGCTTTGATCAGATTTTCGTTGGTCAGCCCCTTCGCCAGGGTAAAGGTGACATTGCCGTTGGCAATGATCTCCCCGGTGTTCACAAAGGCTTTTTGCAGATTAAGCTGCAGCGCATCCTGCGAGAGCAGTTTGCCATCGCCGCTGGCAGAAGCGGCATTGACCTTCAGTTCGCGGCCTGCAATCAGCGTGCCGTCGGTGTTGGTGAGGGCGAGCGTTTTTCCGCCCCTGACATCCAGCTCCCCGGCGGACGAGAGCAGGCCGCGGGTATTATCCAGTAGAGTGAGCGTGTTGACGATCAGGGTGTCATTACTGCGTATTGCGCCGTCGCTATTGTCCAGCACCGGTGCGTTAAGGATGACCGCATCGCCCTCGATGCCCCTGTTCTCGCGGGCGGTATTGCGGTTAAGCAGGCTCCGGGCGTTCAGCGTGGTGGTTTTGCCGCTGCGGAGCAGCCCGGTGCTGTTATCCAGCTGTGTACCGACGGCAAGCGTCATATCCCCGGCGGACTGGATCTGTCCGCTCTGGTTACCCAGCTCGCTGCTCTCTAGCCGCATCTCCCCGCCCGCGGCCAGTATTCCCTGCTGATTATTCAGCGGACTGGCCTGCGTGGTCAGCGTCATTGCGTCGCCCGCCACAATGTGCCCGCTCTGGTTATCGAGCGCACCGCTTTGCAGCGCCAGATTCTGCCCGGCGCTAATCCGCCCTTGATTGTTATTCAGCCTCTGAGCTAGGGTCTCCAGCGTCAGGTTGTTGCCCGCCTGGATCAGCCCCTGGCGGTTGACCAGCGCGTCCGTTGTCAGGCTGAGATGTGATTCGCTGTAAAGCGTGCCGTGGGTGTTGTCCAGGGCGAGGCCGTTAATCAGGCTGTCGCCTGCGGAGGCCATGTATCCGCTGCGGTTGTCCAGCGTGCCGCCGCTGAGGGTGAAGGTCCCGAAGCTCAGCAGGCCGCCGTTTTTGCCGCTGTCGCGATTGCTTAGCGCGCCGCCATGCAGATCGATATTCAGGGCGCTGCCCGCCTGAACTAAACCGGCATCGTTGTTCAACCCCCCGCTGTGTAGCATCATCTCCCGGCTGGCGGTGAGAATGCCCTGCTGGTTATTGATGCTGCGGGTCGCTGTATCGATAGCGAGCGCGTTGGCCTGGATGCGACCTTGCTGGTTGTCGAGCGAGGCGCCGGTAAGGGTCAGTTTTTCTCCGGCGTTGGCGATGATCCCACCGCGGTTATCAATCCCGTCCTGATGGGCCAGCGTCAGGGCCGCCTCACCACGTTGTTGCAGCACGCCTTCGCGGTTCGACAGCTGGCGGGCGGTGATGTCCAGCGTGTCGGCGGTAATGTTACCGCCGTCATTATCCAGTTTCCCCCCCGTGCGCACCGTCACTGTCCGGGCTTCCGTGCTGGCTTGTGCCGTGCGGATGTTACCCTGAGTTGCCGTCAGTTCGATCTGCCCAGCGCGGCTCTGACTGGCGCTAAAATTAAGGTCTGTTCCGCGGGCCGATATCTTTCCGGCGGCCTGATTTTGCCCGCTCACCTTCAGCGTACCTTCGCTGGTGAGCGTCAGGTTGCCCGTTGCGTTTGCGCTACCGTCGGGTTTTATCCCGGCTGCCAGCACGCCGCTGCTCTGGATGCCGCTGCGGGAGGAGAGGTGGATGGTCTCCTGCGCCTGAATCTGGCCGCTGTTGGTAAGGGTTCCGTCCGCATTCACCACCACATCGCCCGCCGAGGCGCCAATCACGCCGGCGTTACGCACGCCAAGGCCGCGCTCGGTTCCGCGCAGATGAATTTTACTGGCGTACATGCCGCCAAGCTGCGCCACGTCGAGCGTAAATTGTGGCCGCGAGCTCTCATCCCCGTTTTTCGCAGTCACGGCCTGATGCGCGGCATCCACGATATTGCGTCCGGTGCTCACCTTCAGCTCTTTTGCCCAGAGACCGGCATTCACTTTTACCGCGCGGGCAATCAGGTCAGTGCTGTCGGCGCGGGTGCTGTCCATCCCGCGCCCCTCGATAACAATCTCGCCGCGCTGCACGTCATAGCCGCTGATTTTCCCGTCGCTCATCTGTACCTGGCCGGTGGTCAGTGTCGTGCGGTTGGCGTTGATAAACCCGCAGCCATCGCAGGTAATCCCTGCCGGGTTAGCGATCACTACCTGTGCTTTTTTACCCGCCACTTCGATGATGCCGTTGAGTTTGCTGGGGTCGCGAGAACTGACCTCGTTAAGAATGACCTTCGCTTCCCCCCGAGCCAGCCAGGGGTTGGCGGCTACCATGCCGGCCAGCTCACTTTGCGTATTACGGGCAGCGTTATTCAGGATCACCCCTTTCTTGTCCACATCGAAACGGGAGAAGCTGTTGCGAGAGACACCGGCGTTGGACGGCGTCTGGATATTGACCTGCGGGGTACCATTCGCGCTACTGATGATGGTCGGCCGCTGGTTTTTAGCCGCTGCGCCGTTGGCGATAATATCGGCCTGCACGGTCTGCACCGCACCCAGCGCCAGCCACAGGCTAAAGCTTAACGCACTAACTTTACCGATCAGGCGGCTCAGCGTATGACCCGTACCGGACGCCCGGGTGCCGATCGCCCGGGCGATCTCCGGCACCACCATGAGCATTCCACGCGCCTGGTTGAAAATAATGCGATACAGATTCTTATTCATGGTCTATTCCTTTAAGCGCGAAAGCGATCACCAGTCCCAGTTGAGGTTAAAGCCGAAGGTGGCGTGGCTTGAGGAGAAGCCGTCTGGCTTCGAAAGGGGTGTGCCGGCGAAGAGGTCATAGTTGACCCGGAGTGCGCTGCCGCGCAGGCCAACCACGCCGCCCGCCAGGTGATGACCCAGCAGATACTCTGAGCCGACGCCGCTAATCTCGCCGTAATCCACACCGAGATAGAGCTCCTGTGCGGACAGTGGCGTACGCCAGGCGACATCGTTACGCACATACCACCCTTCGCTGGCATTGAGCGTGAGCTCACCATCGAATCCGCGTACCGACCAGCGGTTGCCGATAGCAAACTGATCCTGCGGCGTAAGCGGGGTGTTACTCATCTGGCGCAGGTACTGCAGGGTGTAGCGAAAGTTTTGTGAGCCGAGTGCAAAGGGCAGATCCAGCCCGGCGTTTATTTGCAGGATTTTGCTGAGTGCGGTGGCATAGCCGGGATACTCTTCCGGTGCGCGCTGAGCGCCAAACCAGCGGGTACCGCGCTGATAGCTGATGCCTGCATCCAGCGTCGCGGGGCCGATATAGTGGCGATGCTGTAATCCGGCCTTCCACGCGGCGGTTTGACGGCGCTGGACATCAACTTCGGTGTCATCGATAAAGTTGCGACTTTCCCGCGCTGAGACGTGATAGCTGAAAGTGGTTTTCTGGCTGCCGCTGCGGTGCAGTACCCGGCTGAGCTGCAGATCGAGATTTTTGCTCTTTCCGCTGTAGCGGTA contains:
- a CDS encoding Ail/Lom family outer membrane beta-barrel protein — encoded protein: MKKLSLALLVASTLMSGTALANNHTVSIGYAQSDFENLGDIRGVNVQYRYEWDSPFSVMGSFTYLTGDNSDSEYEAGETWSYKDDIKYYSLLAGPVYRINDYVSVYALGGVSYIKWDGETRWDYDWGYSERDKTSENSTQFAWGAGVQFNPTDDFSIGIGYEGTTAKYYESYSVNGFNLTVGYRF
- a CDS encoding hemagglutinin repeat-containing protein codes for the protein MNKNLYRIIFNQARGMLMVVPEIARAIGTRASGTGHTLSRLIGKVSALSFSLWLALGAVQTVQADIIANGAAAKNQRPTIISSANGTPQVNIQTPSNAGVSRNSFSRFDVDKKGVILNNAARNTQSELAGMVAANPWLARGEAKVILNEVSSRDPSKLNGIIEVAGKKAQVVIANPAGITCDGCGFINANRTTLTTGQVQMSDGKISGYDVQRGEIVIEGRGMDSTRADSTDLIARAVKVNAGLWAKELKVSTGRNIVDAAHQAVTAKNGDESSRPQFTLDVAQLGGMYASKIHLRGTERGLGVRNAGVIGASAGDVVVNADGTLTNSGQIQAQETIHLSSRSGIQSSGVLAAGIKPDGSANATGNLTLTSEGTLKVSGQNQAAGKISARGTDLNFSASQSRAGQIELTATQGNIRTAQASTEARTVTVRTGGKLDNDGGNITADTLDITARQLSNREGVLQQRGEAALTLAHQDGIDNRGGIIANAGEKLTLTGASLDNQQGRIQANALAIDTATRSINNQQGILTASREMMLHSGGLNNDAGLVQAGSALNIDLHGGALSNRDSGKNGGLLSFGTFTLSGGTLDNRSGYMASAGDSLINGLALDNTHGTLYSESHLSLTTDALVNRQGLIQAGNNLTLETLAQRLNNNQGRISAGQNLALQSGALDNQSGHIVAGDAMTLTTQASPLNNQQGILAAGGEMRLESSELGNQSGQIQSAGDMTLAVGTQLDNSTGLLRSGKTTTLNARSLLNRNTARENRGIEGDAVILNAPVLDNSDGAIRSNDTLIVNTLTLLDNTRGLLSSAGELDVRGGKTLALTNTDGTLIAGRELKVNAASASGDGKLLSQDALQLNLQKAFVNTGEIIANGNVTFTLAKGLTNENLIKAGKALTITAKNLTNKVNAGISAGENHLLIEGTLTNRGLLDGGLTHLTAATLNNYGTGSIYGDHLALAAATINNEAKKGVAPVIAAREWLDIAAGTINNKGHALIYSAGDMAMGGNLNAQYEAQGQAQTLNNTGATIEAAGNMFLGVATINNTNAGMKTKVAVVENSAHHEVALKGSTNRFDRADVFIGDKDKWDVHQATMPDGTKGREFYEYKYKREVKETQVTETDPSKIIAGGNIHFNSRQVNNQDSQIVAGGLLGGIIGELNNLATTGVRITTDIGTQIRWYAKKKKRRFGGTKTSQGKKYSDYAPAPVTQTIDLKQMAWQSHTQNSGSSATIASRNTEGMTTGTARAGTTSPALPGQIMEIGGGENSVIRITPPDLRLPDNSLFRLHLNTDVPYLIETDPRFTDRRTSLGSDYMQRQFKLDGNNMLKRLGDGFYEQRLIREQIIQLTGNRYLQGFSNDEEQFRALMDAGVAFGHQYHLVPGVALTAEQMAHLTSDIVWLVQQEIPLKDGTTQRVLVPQVYAKVKPGDLDAGGALLTGNEIVLDLKQDLTNSGRISGRDVTQITAESLTNTGFIGGRNVALEARTDINNLGGTLQGNDSLSLMAGRDINSVTTTQGDAANRWVDRPATIFVQSDSGDLSLQALNNITLTGSQVSNAGADSRTRIAAGNDLTLDTVSTARTEYGNWGKGNSRLLEQSSDVGSQINGGGDVVLQSGHDLNARAASVTARDDLIVAAGNNVTLTSGESSSHLEEHSRQSTSGMLSKKTTVTHDEIWQTTAQGSLLSGDNVTVQAGNDLLIHGSSVAGEGDIALQAGHDVTIEAATHTRADYHMEKTRKSGVFGSGSGVGVTVGSQSTKTTRQGTETTQSDARSLVGTSGGNVIIRAGEQVTLSAADVVAGRAEGDTTRATGHIDITGRDIAVLPGRDTLTESMKQETRSSGLTVSVKAPFEDSVRNVRDALSSKGGNSTVDRVKALAAEGAALGLDGPGNMVTTSFGSSKSTQESHYEGEFSSGSKLNAAGNIQMNATGNDLVIAGSQLQAGESVILDAHRDIRITTSTDREAYNTRNSQSGWMVTDDISMVSTVRATGGGGQHGNRILPGGMSQSEGKTSGASTTQNASLIEGRDIYLNSREGSIDVSGSRLSATDDLMLSATQGDVRITAGQDTARHDASGSSKTVGTLGSDGYGGTVGYGRDSYRTHEASSLENGLRSQLNSTEGNVIVQAGKDIALSGTDVAAGKSVTLTGENVLLDVSRDSRDGASRSSQTQYGVTASAGGWAVDAAKSAENAVRSAENGDDPRLTAIRAGQAGATAVQGAMTDSSVVKAKVSLTAGSSSQQSEYHSADTQGTTLRAGEEVNIRARNDIVGEGVQIDGRRVTLDAGRDILMTASQDTLTRSSRSQGNQVGIGVGFSLIGGQNGFSIELGASQQSGRKNGSSAFNSNSLIRADELLSVTSGRDTTLRGAELSGNRVEINTGRDLTISSVQDSVTLDSKNSASGVGLSLCIPPICYGASTASVSLSGDNITHEGQSVANQSAIRAGSGGFDITTGNHTQLDGAVISSTAADKNRLDTGTLGWRDLENRSTTSGDSYSVALSGSGKLFGGNDGMQLNVAPAIGTGHAGSEDSGTTSSAISDGEIILRNPEGQTQDIAGLIRDTENTHDGVDIRGDIQKVKDNLAVQSEAAALGTTVLDAYSKYAQKQAAESNAALEAKLASEGKLDGLTAAQREAVIRSQPEYNSTDYGPGSAFWTKGSAAAGLLAGALGGNMQAGAAGAVTASLLSERLVSALYGKDVSQLTADEKSLVSNLVTLAGAGVGYAAGGGDVSLAAVGANTARVEVENNSMAGDKGRESLKESKEWWKAQVRDKMGEGPLSATTNAIINALADTGDVALGSADYAADGAMALTACAIGDSYCNKALSDLDGKHQGVADTIRNLMKTETWSAIGEMANQALEGNQLAAENFGALAASVLLPGKKVPSATNRIETILKTEKSWENARNKALNIVGNLGANSKPVVGRLEVSAGNGKVIGRQSSDGKVGWRVDYDPEKGTHINIWDYSQGKGPGKAVKQVIPFEGNEKTFETILKQLNR